The DNA segment tttgtatagttatttattaaataggaatttataatcatacggttctatgatcgttcatatcgttttataacaaaatatttaaatcatcgataacaaaattttcaatctgaaatctttaataagtttataatttttaaatgttcttgaaaattcattgaaagttttaatattaaaatatttatgtaatcttatggtatatagtgtttaatatatatatatatatatttattttattattaaatgatattttttgctcatatggttttaaaatcatatgtatcttcttataataaaaatgttaaactattgatcattaatttttaacataataattttaatagttttagtcatttattgtcgtttttaaaaattcaaaatataacatatacgaaaaaaactaaattttatttttatagctaatttgattgtttaatttattttaataatataaaattaaacaaaaagtgatggaggagatatacattgttatcaaatctttattattaaaatcattaattgtcatatatatattagtcctttatggtaattccgtaggttttatttaaggaaagaaaatatcatatcatatcattatatcatatagttttaccaacttatgtatctaacaacatataaaaatcgaatgtggacctacttatttttcaattgaatgtaattgactacctaattgagtgccacctatgcattggggcttcttttaattaatacaaaattgaggttacatcttttcaaatgttcctcaattaatatataagggatgctTACACTGAAATTAAAGGTCCAATGGAATAACTCTGTTACAACCGGATAAATCTTCAATggtaaactaataaataaaaataactaagaatATATGTAAATAGAAAGAGAAGAGTCCCGTAAAAAAATATCGCTCAAAGTTGTTAGTTTGGtgtcctttttttttgatcaacttaAAACATTCATTAATAAGGCTTCAGACCTAGGAGGAGAAAACATTGTAGAGGCAGGCTTTTGTAAGTTGTCGGCCTGCTCATTACAGTCtcgaaaaacaaaagaaaaacaacaaaaatcgaAAGACGATGATATATAGAGACTCGATGTCCGAGAGAATTCCGTAGAGATTCACCGGCTTGATAACCGAGTTTATTGCTCTGATGAGCAAAAGAGAGTGAACAAATCCAGATTTTGGTGATGCCGAGGTGTTGAGCGTGAGAGAGAGCCTCTCGAATAGCCAACCCTTCAGCCATAAGTGCTGATGAGACCCAAGTTTGGTAGTTCGGTGTCCTTAATCCATAGAAACGAATAACGAGAGTCCTTATTATCACTtctataaactaataatatgataattaataaaaGGTAAGTTTGATTCTATAGTTAACTTTTTGATAAATTAGTATctcttaaaattaataaaatattataattttgatgttattagttcataaatttttattgtatattaatatattaaatgacgTGTTAGTGATGCTATAGACTATAGATCTGCATGTCTCAGTTATTGGATGTAAATCAAATGgaataattacaaaaatctcTGGTAGAATCaagtctaaaaatattaaacaacacGTTTATGATGAGATAAGATTTACTCTCATCACAAATCCATGTGCGTCATGCATGCGTGATGAATTGTTTTCTCTGCTAAACCTTTTTAGTGTACGCTTGATTAGTTTGccgttatttttttaaaaaatttggaatTATTGGCTTTTTTTTCTTGGACTTAGTTAGGGAGGTGACCAGGAAAAATAAAAACCACAACTGTTAAGCAAGTGTCCTACCAACCCAAGGACGGgtgtataatatattaaatatctaTTGTTTAGGATCTCATGTTTTTCAATAATAGGTGTCTTATTGAATCCTCTTAAATCTGTAGTTCAACGTTAACTTCTacttgaaaactatttttaggTGATTATTAGGTAATTTTTAGTTCTACTATCCTTGTGTTCCCTTTCCTAAACCTACTTGTTTAATATCatagtattatatatatcttgttATAAATTCGAAATAATTGTGTGAAAGATTATGAATTATTTTGAATTGGCATATGTGTTACTATTTATTGATAATTTGGTTTGATTACATGCAACATCGTTAATTACTGCTGATATCCCAGTATATGTTAATGTTAATCATAGGATTGAATTTGAAGTGGCAAAAATATTCGAATAACAAACACCTATTATGAACACACACAACACGGGCGCATAGGCTTATTCCATTAGCTACAAATCTAAACTTTAAAGTTATACTCAAAAACTGATTATGACGTATGGATTACCAGTAGCAACATACGTGCTTTCATCATATAATCACAGAAAAAGTTTCCATCGTTTCGATAAGGTCCATACTCCATAAGGACgttgaaaatattatatctcTTTTGTCCACTAATAgtttactttttcaaaaaagattGTAGTAAAGCTTTTCCACTCATAGTTTGTTCACCAACCTTCTGATTGATTACAAAGAGTTAcataaaaaaaagcaaaaagcaTAGACCGCCATGTGTTCTTATGTCGGCTTCGTTTATACATTGAGAACTTGTATTTACTAATGTAGTTGTGAATGTTTTGCAGTGCTTTGAATGATTGTTTGTATTATTACTTCGAGTTGCCTTCTATTGTCGCTAATACTTAGTATtccaaatattaattatttctgGAGTATATAGTAGCGAATGTATCACAActactttgaataatttgggATGGTTACAGATAAATTAATTAAGTAATGAAGGTTTGGTGATATCAAGTAATTAACGTAGCCAAGTgccaacaacaacaccaaacccACCAAACATTAAACAAGTCAATAAAGACGTAAGTCTCTGACCTTTTCCACTCTTTTTAGTCTTTAGTTTGGTGAGATTGTGCACTGTGCTCACACATACTCTTTCGCTTTTTGGCTATTTTCCGATGTGATTTGAAATTACTTGAATAATAttctataacaataaaatttctattttctctAGCTCTCAGTTTTTGacgttattttaatttatttaaagttAATTTAGAAAGCATACATTTTCTATTTATCTTGTGACGTATTTGTTCTGGTAAAAATAATCCAATTTACACTAATTAAATGTATATCCCtgacaaaatataaatacttaatTTCATGGCATGGGGGAAGattcattaaaaattaaacagcATTGTTCATGATAGTTAGTTTCTTAATTCTTGTGTTGGAAATACATGATTACGGGATGTCTATCTTCAAAAGTTGGTATTTATGCATGGAGAGCCAGATTGCTTACTTACACAAGACTTGCtgacaaaaattaatattaacaaATCTCATTGCTTACCTTAAGctaattcttaattaattaccAAGTTGTAGGTGTATAATTAGTCAAGACACTATATAACACTcgctccgttttttaatatataatgttttggtTTAGtgcacaaaatttttaaaaattacatttttttaaaaagtatgttttaaaatagaatttaaaaatcattcaaTCAATTATAAGAGATAATAAAATCTTAATTGACCGAACAACTTcccataaatttaaattaaactttaaaacctcaaaacatcttatatttttaaacaaaacaaacattttaaaacatcatataatttaaaatggaGGGAGTACGAAACAAATTGATatatgatatttctttttgccaCTTTctactattattttcttttaaataaaatatcaaaattttgtacTTTTTTATTGGGGACCtagttatattaattgaaataaataaaataaaattaatatgtatgatttacttctaaaataaaatgtgaaaaCTCATGGATCACGGTTAAAAGAGAAGATAAGTTGCATGCATCATGTGGATGCGAAATCAAGTATCAAAGAGAAAATGGAATCATACCAAATAATCAACCACACCACAGACAAACTTTTCCCACTCAACAAATCTGATTTGACATTTATCAATTCCTTTGTTTACATTCATCTTTCTCATGTCAAGATCACACTCTTTCCTCTCACTTATATAAACAACAGAACCAATTCTATTTGGTAAAGAGAATCTCAAACTTGAGTGCATATatatagcatatatatatagagagagaggagatagagagagagaaaatggggAAAGGAAGAGCACCTTGTTGTGACAAGACCAAAGTGAAGAGAGGTCCATGGAGCCCAGAAGAAGACTTGAAACTCATCTCTTTCATTCAAAAGTTTGGTCATGAGAACTGGAGATCTCTCCCCAAACAATCTGGTATGTTGTTGCTTTGTCTTCATTTAATTAATGGACCATGATCAAAGCAAAACCTCTTTAATGGTTTTTCTTTTCTGCCTGATTCTTAAAAGGTTTGTTGAGGTGTGGAAAGAgttgccgtctaagatggattAACTACCTCAGACCAGATGTGAAGCGTGGTAACTTCAgtgcagaggaagaagaaatgatCATCAAGTTTCACCAGAGCTATGGAAACAAGTAAAtcactctatatatatatgctctGTTTATATGCTTCTTGATATTGACATTGGCCTTATGCATTTTATATTAGGTGGTCGAAAATCGCTTCTAAACTTCCAGGACGTACAGATAATGAGATCAAGAATGTGTGGCATACACATCTAAAGAAAAGACTGGTTAAGAGTTCAGCAAGTCCAGATGAACCGGCCTCTCCTTGTTCTAGCGATAAGACTCAAGCAGAAGACTGTTTGAACATAAAGACAACTCGTGATTCTACTACTTCAGCGTCTTCTGGTGGTTCCAACAATTCAAACCAAGAAGATGATCCAAATATAAGTCTTATGTTTGAGTATAGCCAGTTTAATGATATTATAGAAGAGGTGGACAAGCCCGACCTACTGGAGATCCCTTTTGACTCAGATCTTGACATCTGGAGTTTCTTAGATGCTCCAAACGAGAACAGTTCAGTTTCAAGGGGAGAAGAAGAGTGTGATGAGGATGAAGTCAAGAAATGGTTGAAGCACTTGGAAAATGAACTCGGGTTAGAAGAAGATGATAATCATCAACATCATAAAGAGGGAGCACAAGACAAAGATTCATCACTCTTGAAGACCTACGAGCTCATGATACATTAACAAGTCCAAAATGTGATTTACTTGACGTATTTTCTATTTTCATGCGGTGATCACAAAGAGACTTGTTATTATGGATATcgatatttaaaagaaaagttagGTAGTAGAGAAAACGTATCCCCATAATCAATTTATTGGCGTTTTCAGTGTATAGATAATACATATACAAGttggttaaaatataaataatactaAAGCTTGAGACAAAACCATGTTCAAGATTCTTACTCAAGAAATTTCTAGcgaatattgaaaaaaaatgatgGTTACGTATTGggttaattttgattatttgaaaCGTCATTGCACATGCCTTGTAATAGATATTTAGATGCAGCAACTAGTTTTGCTGAATAACAAGTAAACAAGTGTGAACTCATCAACGAGTCAAGGAACCGTCCTTTTCTCCATACCTTCACTCATCTCAACGTATATAGTGCCAATCATTACTAAATCAAGAAGATAATCTTAAGAATGTTGCATCTCTcctaatgtttctttaaaatTCAATGGAGTTAAATAAAATCAAGTtggttataaacttataatagaTCCAAAGTTTTACTTTGCAATCCTGTATAAATACAAAGACTACTGTTTATAATTCCAAATataagattattttaaaatttcatataaacaCAGGATTTAGTTTGGAGTTATATATGAAGACAATGTTTATTTTGCAATCTTGTATAAATACAAAGACTACTATTAGATGCAGTCTTGAAGAAATTTGTTGCTGGATTGGTCGTTGGGATAGCGTGCAGCGGCGTAACAGGGTTACGAGAAGCTGCTTTGAATGCGTTGAGAGGTTTGGCTTGCATTGATGATCCTGATCTCATTTGGATTCTTTTAGCCGATGTGTATTATTctctcaagaagaagaagagagacatGCTTCTTCCACCATCGCCGGAGTTTCAAGAGATATCCATGGTATTGCCTTCACCGCGAGAAGATTCCCCGGGGAGGTTTCTATATGTTGAGTATGGTGGTAGGAGCTATGGTTTTGAGCTGGAGTTTAGCTCCGTTGAGACCATCTTCAAGACAATGCAGTCTCTTGTCTTTGTAGACCAAATGCTAATAACCAGCTCGTAAATACagtcgttacaaaataaaatatttttcaagttAAATGGGTGTTACATTCTATTGAGTAAAACAATGGGGCAATATTAGAAAACTAAAAAAGTACGGGGtctaaaatgaaattttaaccGACCCGACCCGAGAATCCTGAAATAAAAGTGAGATGTATGTCGTTTGTTTTGTTCCGTCGGAGGAAAAATAATTGGAAGCGAACGGAGCtcgatggagaagaagaagagaagcagaGCAAGGAGCGAAGATCCTTCTTCGTCTTCCGAGAGTATGTTCTTTCTTCTCTGTAGATAATACTTTCTGCTTCTGTTTCCTGAGAAAATCTAGGGATTTTTTGAATTGCTCTAAGTTAAGATCATTCTCAGTTTTggatttggagttttgagtcgaTCGAAAGATCGAAACTTTGACTTGTTAGTTGAATTCGTTGTGTCTGTGGATGACTGTATGTGTTAAAAGTTTGTGTCTTTTATTGAATGGGCAGATGAAGAGAGAGTTAAGAGGCATAGAGGAACAGAGAAAGATGATGAGAGGAGAAGCAGGAGaagtgagaagaagaagaaggagaagaaatctCATAAGCACCACCGATCAAGTTCATGTAATAATACTTCTTTAATCGTTTCACAAGAAcctttgattgtttgtttgttgagtCCAGTTAAATTTGATGTCTTTACTGCTTCATATGTTAGATTCATAGCTTTATGATCATTAACAAAGCATCAGTGAGCTTTGGTTAAGGGATTGTTATAGGTAGGAAGAAAGTATCTTGTTTTGGTTACATATTAAACTGATCTTTCAGCACATTGGCTCTTAGTTTGATGTTATAAGCATGAGGTGTAATCACGTGTCTTTGCCTTTCAGTTTGATTTGTGTTTCTTGCGGTTGTTACTGataaagagattttttttatctgatcAGCAAAGAAGTCGAAGGATGATAAGCACAAAAAGAAAGACGCAGAAGGTGACCACAAGCTAGTGAGTTCtgttctctctctcactctttttttttttaatttaatgatATCTGATTATATGTATATTCACTCTTTAGTGTATTGCTTTGGAGACTCTTGTCTGAGGCATAATCATCTACATGAACACTCTGATAAGATGTTGTCCTTTTCTCCAGAAAGAGGGGATCGCAGAGCTAACAAGTGAGGACTACTTCTCTAAGAACAACGAGTTTGCCACATGGCTGAAAGAGAAGAAGCGCACTTACTTCAATGATCTCACGACCGAGTCTGCACGGGAGTTGTTTTCTCGCTTTGTCAAGGCATGGAACAGGGGGAAACTCGAGTCCCGATACTACGAGGGAATCTCCACTGCTCCACGAACAGCTCACAACTGGAAGATCAAGCAGAAGTGAAACAATCAAAACCCTTACTGCTGTTTGCTTCTTGTACGTTTGGAGGTTGATGATACAAGACATACCTTCTCCAGTTTGTTCTACTTAGAGCGTTGTTACGAAACTTGTCAGATAGAGACGGATTTGTAATTGGTTTTCATAGGAAGAGGAAACTTCACATAGCCTACCACCCTAGGTTGGTCTCCACACGGCTACAAACTAAGTTACTGAAGAACTAACTATCTTATAATAGATCATGTCAACCAAAAAAAAGGCTCAGCTTAATTGATTTTAATCTCCTTCTCTCATTCTAGCCCAGTTAATTTGTGTGCATGACTTCTGATTGTGGAAGTTTTGAACATTTTAAAACGtaggaaaaagaaaacagattctAAATTGGGTCTCTGAGTCTTAACAAGTTCCAAACGTTTTACAGAATCAAGAATGGCATCATCAAGTTCCATGTCTTCAGTGTACCTGATAAAAGTGACTAAGATGACTTGACATGCTTCCAAAATCATATATCGTTTATACTGTTATATCATAGACAGTAAAAGCTTATCACCTCTTCTCAAGAGCCATTCGAAACATTCTTTCCCATGGCCGAAGCTTTCCATGAGAAGTAAGAGCCAGACGGATCCACCTAATGAAATTCTGATGTTAAGATGTCTTTAAAGACAAGCAATAAtgattatatatctttttaatgtTGAACATAACTGACACAACTGTGAACCCTTGTCATCATACCCAGCCACTAGTAGAGAAACTCCAAACGGCCTCACACCACTATTACACAAAGGACAAGGAAAccgaaattaaaagaaaagttcaGTAGTCTAGCTTATGTGTACAGTTTTGCTTTAACATTTTCGCATGCCATATCAATCTTAAATCTATGAGCTACTAAGAAACTCTTCTTAACCCGGTTGAGCGTATTGGGAGGATGTAATCATATAGATTTTGAATTGTATTGACCCTATGCGTACCGAgtctcttcatcttcctcattTTATACATATCCACAAGTGCACAAAATGACATAAAAAAATCGAGTAAAATATCCAGATATATTACTCAAAAGAATAAGCATCACACTCCTAATCGATtggaattaattttttttatccttatTGTTATAAACATACATTAGTATatgcatatgtatatatatatgagtatgTACATGCGTATGTATGTGTATATgcatgtatatgtatatatgtatgaatATATGTATGAATATATTAGTTAagattagggttagggtttagggttagagtttagggttaggaTCAGGATTTAGGATTAGGATCAGGATTTAGGGTTAggaatagggtttagggtatattcGTATGTATAGATGTATGTGCGTATATGCGTATCTATATATGCATATGCGtaagtttaggtttatagttaggatttaggtttagggttaggaatagggtttagggttagaaataaagtttagggtatattcatttgtatatatgtatgtgcGCATGTATATGCatatctatatatgtatatgcgTACGTATAGGTTTAGGTTAGGAttttggtttagggttagaaatgGGGTTTAAGGTTAGGAATAGGTTCTAGGGTTTAAGGTATATTTATCTGTATAGATATATGTGCGTATATGCGTAAGTATATGCATAAgtataggtttagggtttaagattagggtttagggttacgAGTTAGGGTTAGgagttagggttagggttagggttagggttagaaATTAGGGTCAGGGTTAGGGTTATGTTTTAGGGTTAGGTATTAGGGTCGAGGGTATATTCATATGTAGATGTATATGCGTAAgtataggtttagggtttagggttaggaatTAGGGTTAGGTTAGAGTTAGGGATTAGGGTTAAGAATAGGGTTTAGTTAGAAATACAGTTTAGGGTATATtagtatgtatatatgtatgtgcGTATGTATAGGCGaatctatatatgtatatgcgtatatatatatgtatatatgtatatgcataagtataggtttagggtttaggattagggcTTAGGGTTAGGAATTAGGGTtaggaattagggtttagggttagaattagggtttagggttaggaatTAGGGTTGGGTTAGGAATTAGGGTTAGGAATAGGGTTAAGGTATATTTgtctttaaatatatatgtgcGTATatgcgtatatatatatatatatgcataagtATATGCATAAatataggtttagggttcaggattagggtttacggttagaagttagggttagggttagggttagggcTTAGAGTTAGgaattagggttagggttaggaattagggttagggtttagggttgaggGTATATACGTAAgtataggtttagggtttaagattagGGCTTAGGATTAGgagttagggttagggtttaggtttaggaattagggttagggtttacggttagggttagggttgggggtttagggttaggaatagggtttagggttaggaattagggttagggtttagggttgaggGAATATACGTATgtataggtttagggtttaggattagggtTCAGGGTTAGgaattagggttagggtttagggttgaggGAATACGTATGtataggtttagggttagggctTAGGGTTAGtagttagggttagggtttaggtttaggaattagggttagggtttagggttaggaaaAGGGTTAAGGTATATTTGTCTGTATTAATATATGTGCGTATAtgcgtaactatatatatatgcgtAAGTATATGCATAAGtataagtttagggtttacgattagggtttagggttacgGTTTAGGGTTAGGAGGTAGAGTTAGGGTTCAGGGTTAGaaattagggttagggtttaggattagggtttagggttaggggttagggtttaggattaaggtttagggtttagggttagggttaggggtttagggttaggaataaggtttaggattagggttagggttaggaattagggttagggttaaggtttagggttagagttCAGGGTTAGgagttagggttagggtttgggttagggtttagggttgaggGTATATACGTAAgtataggtttagggtttaggattagggcTTAGGGTTAGgagttagggttagggttagggtttaggtttaggaattagggttagggtttagggttaggaatAGGGTTAAGGTATATTTGTCTGCATAGATATATGTGCGTATAtgcgtaactatatatatatgcgtAAGTATATGCATAAGTATAAGTTTAGGtataagtttagggtttaggattagggtttagggttaggagGTAGAGTTAGGGTTCAGGGCTAGAAATTAGGGTTAGgaatatggtttagggtttagaattagggtttagggttaggagttagggtttagggttagggtttacggttagggttagggttgggggtttagggttaggaatagggtttagggttaggaattagggttagggttagggtttagggttgaggGAATATACGTATgtataggtttagggtttaggattagggtTCAGGGTTAGgaattagggttaggg comes from the Brassica napus cultivar Da-Ae chromosome A7, Da-Ae, whole genome shotgun sequence genome and includes:
- the LOC106357415 gene encoding transcription factor MYB63; translation: MGKGRAPCCDKTKVKRGPWSPEEDLKLISFIQKFGHENWRSLPKQSGLLRCGKSCRLRWINYLRPDVKRGNFSAEEEEMIIKFHQSYGNKWSKIASKLPGRTDNEIKNVWHTHLKKRLVKSSASPDEPASPCSSDKTQAEDCLNIKTTRDSTTSASSGGSNNSNQEDDPNISLMFEYSQFNDIIEEVDKPDLLEIPFDSDLDIWSFLDAPNENSSVSRGEEECDEDEVKKWLKHLENELGLEEDDNHQHHKEGAQDKDSSLLKTYELMIH
- the LOC106354770 gene encoding style cell-cycle inhibitor 1, with amino-acid sequence MQQLVLLNNKLLLDAVLKKFVAGLVVGIACSGVTGLREAALNALRGLACIDDPDLIWILLADVYYSLKKKKRDMLLPPSPEFQEISMVLPSPREDSPGRFLYVEYGGRSYDVCRLFCSVGGKIIGSERSSMEKKKRSRARSEDPSSSSENEERVKRHRGTEKDDERRSRRSEKKKKEKKSHKHHRSSSSKKSKDDKHKKKDAEGDHKLKEGIAELTSEDYFSKNNEFATWLKEKKRTYFNDLTTESARELFSRFVKAWNRGKLESRYYEGISTAPRTAHNWKIKQK